The following is a genomic window from Streptomyces lincolnensis.
ACGAGGGAGTGCTGCTGCTCGCGGCGCTCATCGAACGCGCCCGCACGCTGGACGTCCTCGCCATCGGCGCGGCCGCCGGAAGCGTGTCGTACGAGGGGCCGCGCGGCCTGCTGGGCCTGGACGGCCGGCATGTCCGCCAGCGCATCTACCTGGCGCGGGCGGACGGGCTCGACTTCACCGTGCTCGCCCAACTGGACGCTCCGCACGACCTGTTGTGACACCACCCCGGCCGGTCGCGGTCCCGCCCTCCAGTGCGTCGGCCAGCCGGTCCAGCAGCAGACCCAGCCGCTCCCCGTCCATCTGGGCGAGGAGAGGCTCCAACTCCGCCCAGTCGGAGCGCACTTCGCGGGTCAGCAACTGCCAGCGCTGAAGACCCCTCGGGGTGAGATGGGCCAGGACGCGGCGCCGGTCGACGGGGTCGACCCGGCGGAAGACGAGGTTCTGGTCGACGAGTTGGTCGATCAGCTTGGTCAGGGTCGGCGCCGGCAGGAAGGCGTGGTCGGCCAGGGCCGACATGTGGTGTCCCTGGCCGTCGGAGAGCAGGTCCAGCACCCGCCACGCCTCGACGGAGCAGTCGAACTCCTCAAGGACGGACTGAAGTCGGCGTACGGACAGCCGCTCGGCCCGTGTCAGCAGCTGGAGCAGATCCTGGGGCCGCCTCGCCATCGCACTCCTCAGCTCGCGTCCGCGCCTTGGTGGATCAGTAAAACAGATCCTTTCCCCAGGAAGCAATGAAGATGCCCTGGCGGCAGGCCCGCGACAGCGTTTCACCTGCGACGGCCCACTCTCCTCGGCCGAAATAAATACTTCCGCTGGAAACTGTTCTTCAATTGCGCCGAAACGCAGGGGAAACAGTTCCCTCGCAGGCTGTGGACGCACTTCAGCACCAGCCCGGACGCCACCCCGGAACGGCTGGAATCCGTGCGACACCGCCGCCGTTCCTGAAGCGCGTCCCCTCTTCTTCGCTCCCTCCCGAGTCTTCCGCTCTTCTTCACATCGCCCTTTGTGGGCAAGGAGGTTCCGCATGTCCGGGCTCAGTATCAGCAGACGTGGTCTTCTCGCGGGCGCATCGGCCCTCGGGGCGGGCGCGGCGCTCACCGCGTGCGGCGCCAAGACCGGCAGCACCGAGGCGTCCGGCTCCGGCGCCAAGGCCGACACCTCCGGCGACACCGTCAAGGTCGGCCTGCTGAACTCGCTCTCGGGCACGATGGCCATCAGCGAGGTGACCGTCCACAACGCGCTGCTGCTCGCGGTCAAGGAGATCAACGCCGCCGGCGGCGTCCTGGGTAAGAAGCTCAAGCCGATCAGCCAGGACGGCGCCTCCGACTGGCCGACCTTCGCCGAGAAGGCCGAGGCCCTGATCACCGACGACAAGGTCGTGGCCACCTTCGGCTGCTGGACCTCGGCCAGCCGCAAGGCCGTCAAGCCCGTCTTCGAGCGCTACAAGTCGCTGCTGTTCTACCCGGTGCAGTACGAGGGCCTGGAGCAGTCGCCGTACATCTTCTACATCGGCGCCACCACCAACCAGCAGATCGTGCCCGCCCTGGACTACCTGAAGAAGCAGGGGCTGACGCGGCTGTACCTGGTGGGCAGCGACTACGTCTTCCCGCGCACCGCCAACAAGATCATCAAGGCGTACGCGAAGGCCAAGGGCATGACGGTGGTCGGCGAGGACTACGCGCCGCTGGGCTCCACGGAGTTCAGCACCATCGTCAACAAGGTCAAGGACGCCGGCGCGGACGCCGTGTTCAACACCCTCAACGGCGACAGCAACGTGGCCTTCTTCAAGGAGTACAAGTCCGCCGGGCTCACCGCCAAGAGCCTGCCGGTGCTGTCGGTGTCCATCGCCGAGGAGGAGGTCAAGAGCATCGGAACGCAGTACCTGGAAGGCCAGTTGACCGCCTGGAACTACTACGAGACCACCCCGGGCGCGGCCAACACGACGTTCGTGAAGGCCTACCAGGCCGCCTACGGCAAGGACAAGCCGACCAGCGACCCGATGGAGGCGGCCTACATCTCCGTGTACCTCTGGAAGGACATGGTCGAGAAGGCCGGCTCGTTCGACGTCGCCAAGGTCAAGGCGGCCTCCGGCGGCATCGAACTCGACGCCCCCGAGGGCAGGGTGACCGTCGACGGCGCCACCCAGCACGTCTACAAGACGGCCCGCATCGGCAAGGTCGGCGCGGACGGCCTCATCGAGGAGGTCTGGAACTCGGGCAAGCCGATCAAGCCGGACCCGTACCTGAAGGGCTACTCCTGGGCCTCCGGCCTCTCCTGAGCGTCCCCGGCACGGGACTCGGCCTCACCAGGAGGCCGGGTCCCGCCCCTGGCAGGCCCCGCACCCCCGTCCCCGACCCGGAGCCGCTTCATGACGGTCGTCCTCAACCAGTCGTTCACCGGCATCAGCATCGGTGCCGTCCTTCTGCTCATCGCGCTCGGCCTGACCCTGACCTTCGGGCAGATGGGCGTGATCAACATGGCGCACGGCGAGTTCATCATGGCCGGCGCCTACACCACGTACGTGCTCCAGAAGTCCATCAGCGGCGCCGGCCTGTCCCTGCTGGTCGCCCTGCCCGTGGCCTTCCTGGTGGCCGGAGCCATGGGCGCGCTGCTCGAATGGCTCCTCATCCGGCGCCTGTACACCCGCCCCCTGGACACCCTGCTGGTCACCTGGGGTGTCTCGCTGATGCTCCAGCAGCTCGCCCGTGACATCTTCGGCGCCCCGAACGTGCAGACCGCCGCGCCCGACCTGCTCACCGAGAACATCCCCGTCGGCGGCGCCATCACCCTCGCCAACAACCGGCTGTTCATCCTCGGCCTCGCCCTGCTGTGCGTGCTCGGCCTGACGATCGTCCTGCGGCTGACTCCGCTCGGCCGCCGGATCCGGGCCGTCGTGCAGAACCGCGACCTCGCCGAGGTGTCCGGCATCGCCACCGGCCGCGTCGACCGGATGACGTTCTTCATCGGCTCGGGTCTGGCGGGCGTCGCCGGTGTCGCGCTCACCCTCGTCGGCCCGATCGGCCCGACCATGGGCACCAACTACATCGTCGACGCCTTCCTCGTGGTGGTAGTCGGCGGCATCGGCCAGCTCAAGGGAAGCGTGATCACGGCCTTCGTGCTCGGCGTGCTCCAGTCGGTGCTGGAGTACTCCACGACGGTCAGCGTCGCCAAGGTCGTCGTGCTCGTCGCGATCGTCGCCTTCCTCCAGTGGCGACCCCAGGGACTGTACACACTGCGCACCCGGAGTCTGGCATGACGACTACGACCACCCCGACCACCACCGTCTCCCCGCCGCCGGTGTCCCCACGGGAACGCTTCAAGGTGCCGGGCGCCTTCCTGCTCGGCGCCATCCTGCTCGTCGGTGTCGCCCCGCTCGTCCTCTCGGACTTCCGGCTCAACCTTCTGGCCAAATACCTGTGTTACGCGATCGTGGCCGTCGGCGTGAGCCTCGCCTGGGGCCGCGGCGGACTCCTGGTCCTCGGCCAGGGCGTCTTCTTCGGCCTCGGCGGCTACGCCATGGCCATGCACCTCAAGCTCGCCGACGCCGCCGCCACAGGCCAGACCCTGCCCGACTTCATGCAGCTCTACGGCACCGGCGACGCGCTCCCCTGGTGGTGGCAGCCGTTCGCCAACCCGTTGTTCGCGCTCGCCATGACCGTGCTGCTGCCGATGGCGGTCGCCGCGCTGCTCGGCTTCCTCGTCTTTCGCCGCCGGGTCAAGGGCGCCTACTTCGCCATCCTCAGCCAGGCCCTCGCCGCCGCCCTGTCCATCTGGCTGATCGGCCAACAGGCGACGACCGGAGGCACCAACGGCCTGACCGGCATGCAGGGCTTCTTCGGCTACGACCTGAGCGACCCGGTGAACCAGCGGATGGTGTACTTCGTCATCGCCGCCGTACTGCTCCTGCTGATGGCGGCCGCCCGCCAGCTGTTCGTCAGCCGCTACGGCGAACTCCTCGTCGCCGTACGGGACTCCGAGGAACGGGTGCGCTTCCTCGGCTACAACCCGGCCAACGTCAAGCTCGTGGCCTACGTCGTCGCGGCCGGCATGGCGGGCCTGGCCGGGGCGCTGTTCGTCCCGGCCGTGGGCATCATCTCCCCGGCCCTGATCGGGATCGTGCCGTCCATCGGCTTCGTCATCGGCGCCGCGGTCGGCGGACGGGCCTCGCTGGTGGGCGCGGTCCTCGGCGCGATCGCCGTCGCCTGGGCGCAGAGCACGCTCTCCGACGCCTTCCCCGCCGCGTGGACCTATCTCCAGGGGCTGCTGTTCGTCCTGGCGGTCGGCTTCCTGCCGGGCGGCCTCGCGTCCCTCGGTGTCGTCCTGCGCAGGCGACGCCCCCGCATCCGTACCACCCCGACAGGAGAGACGGCATGAGCGGCGAGGGACTGACCGTCCGCGACCTGCGGGTGACCTTCGACGGGTTCAAGGCCGTCGATGGCGTCGACCTGGACATCCGCCCCGGCGACCTGCGCTTCCTCATCGGACCGAACGGCGCGGGCAAGACCACGCTGGTCGACGCGGTCACCGGCCTGGTGAAGGCCGCCGGCTCGGTGCGCTTCGGCGACGAGGAGCTCCTCGGCAGGCCCGTGCACCGCATCGCCCGCCTGGGCATCGGCCGCACCTTCCAGACGGCCACGGTCTTCGAGGAACTGACCGTCCTTCAGAACCTCGACATCGCGGCGGGCGCCGGACGCGGCCCGCTGACCATGCTGCGGCGCCGCAAGAACGTCCCCGAGGCGGTCACGAAGGCGTTGGAGACCACCGGCCTGACCG
Proteins encoded in this region:
- the urtC gene encoding urea ABC transporter permease subunit UrtC: MTTTTTPTTTVSPPPVSPRERFKVPGAFLLGAILLVGVAPLVLSDFRLNLLAKYLCYAIVAVGVSLAWGRGGLLVLGQGVFFGLGGYAMAMHLKLADAAATGQTLPDFMQLYGTGDALPWWWQPFANPLFALAMTVLLPMAVAALLGFLVFRRRVKGAYFAILSQALAAALSIWLIGQQATTGGTNGLTGMQGFFGYDLSDPVNQRMVYFVIAAVLLLLMAAARQLFVSRYGELLVAVRDSEERVRFLGYNPANVKLVAYVVAAGMAGLAGALFVPAVGIISPALIGIVPSIGFVIGAAVGGRASLVGAVLGAIAVAWAQSTLSDAFPAAWTYLQGLLFVLAVGFLPGGLASLGVVLRRRRPRIRTTPTGETA
- the urtD gene encoding urea ABC transporter ATP-binding protein UrtD, producing the protein MSGEGLTVRDLRVTFDGFKAVDGVDLDIRPGDLRFLIGPNGAGKTTLVDAVTGLVKAAGSVRFGDEELLGRPVHRIARLGIGRTFQTATVFEELTVLQNLDIAAGAGRGPLTMLRRRKNVPEAVTKALETTGLTDLRDRPAGVLAHGQKQWLEIGMLLVQDVKLLLLDEPVAGMSHDEREATGALLQRVSEDHTVVVIEHDMDFMRSFARSVSVLHAGQVLSEGTVAEVQADTKVQEVYLGRASEPEPTVASLTVPEEA
- a CDS encoding MarR family winged helix-turn-helix transcriptional regulator, which gives rise to MARRPQDLLQLLTRAERLSVRRLQSVLEEFDCSVEAWRVLDLLSDGQGHHMSALADHAFLPAPTLTKLIDQLVDQNLVFRRVDPVDRRRVLAHLTPRGLQRWQLLTREVRSDWAELEPLLAQMDGERLGLLLDRLADALEGGTATGRGGVTTGRAERPVGRAR
- the urtA gene encoding urea ABC transporter substrate-binding protein, whose protein sequence is MSGLSISRRGLLAGASALGAGAALTACGAKTGSTEASGSGAKADTSGDTVKVGLLNSLSGTMAISEVTVHNALLLAVKEINAAGGVLGKKLKPISQDGASDWPTFAEKAEALITDDKVVATFGCWTSASRKAVKPVFERYKSLLFYPVQYEGLEQSPYIFYIGATTNQQIVPALDYLKKQGLTRLYLVGSDYVFPRTANKIIKAYAKAKGMTVVGEDYAPLGSTEFSTIVNKVKDAGADAVFNTLNGDSNVAFFKEYKSAGLTAKSLPVLSVSIAEEEVKSIGTQYLEGQLTAWNYYETTPGAANTTFVKAYQAAYGKDKPTSDPMEAAYISVYLWKDMVEKAGSFDVAKVKAASGGIELDAPEGRVTVDGATQHVYKTARIGKVGADGLIEEVWNSGKPIKPDPYLKGYSWASGLS
- the urtB gene encoding urea ABC transporter permease subunit UrtB; its protein translation is MTVVLNQSFTGISIGAVLLLIALGLTLTFGQMGVINMAHGEFIMAGAYTTYVLQKSISGAGLSLLVALPVAFLVAGAMGALLEWLLIRRLYTRPLDTLLVTWGVSLMLQQLARDIFGAPNVQTAAPDLLTENIPVGGAITLANNRLFILGLALLCVLGLTIVLRLTPLGRRIRAVVQNRDLAEVSGIATGRVDRMTFFIGSGLAGVAGVALTLVGPIGPTMGTNYIVDAFLVVVVGGIGQLKGSVITAFVLGVLQSVLEYSTTVSVAKVVVLVAIVAFLQWRPQGLYTLRTRSLA